A portion of the Stigmatella aurantiaca DW4/3-1 genome contains these proteins:
- a CDS encoding sensor histidine kinase: protein MATDPSDEKVLLHVQRQSYFNGSLYLLAGLAFHCLVSGTLPLGLIVSGLVLTGLFLTLGVIMGMRGFPPNRVGVMGGGLGMVCAVLFVHWSGGPFSPYIHMFGALPFMLALFTPGSSQPTLVSGSASLVALALVSGLAGMPPRVMVLQAFSSVVILVLAFTGSRVYQRAIAAQQEAHLARLRAVEQLAESERLRGRAERERAEVERLVLMGQMAAGVAHEVNNPLAFVKANLNFLESKAAGEGLSLDRAELRTVLRETLEGVSRIQQIVTDLKDFSRAGNLDDKEGGALEDALREAGRLASVRLGAGCQVALELEPGLPAVRLGQRHVVQVMLNLLLNAVDAVEQAEPPRSPEILVRARRVEQGVALLVEDNGPGIPPEVLPRIFEPFFTTKPPGKGTGLGLALCREYIVRAGGTLGAENRPGGGARFTLRLPLAVEPVAATG, encoded by the coding sequence ATGGCCACCGACCCCTCTGATGAGAAGGTCCTGCTTCACGTCCAGAGGCAGAGCTATTTCAACGGATCGCTCTATCTCCTCGCGGGATTGGCTTTCCACTGTCTGGTGTCGGGGACGCTGCCTCTGGGACTCATTGTCTCGGGGCTGGTGCTGACGGGGCTCTTCCTGACGCTGGGCGTCATCATGGGCATGAGAGGGTTCCCGCCCAATCGCGTGGGGGTGATGGGCGGAGGCCTGGGCATGGTGTGCGCCGTGCTGTTCGTTCACTGGAGTGGTGGACCGTTCAGTCCTTACATTCACATGTTCGGAGCCCTGCCGTTCATGCTGGCGCTGTTCACGCCCGGCAGCAGCCAGCCCACGCTCGTGAGTGGCAGCGCCTCGCTCGTCGCGCTGGCGCTCGTGAGCGGACTGGCCGGGATGCCGCCGCGTGTGATGGTGCTCCAGGCCTTCTCCAGCGTGGTGATCCTGGTGCTGGCATTCACAGGCTCCCGCGTGTACCAGCGGGCGATCGCCGCGCAGCAGGAGGCCCACCTGGCGCGGCTGCGGGCGGTGGAGCAACTCGCGGAGAGTGAGCGTCTGCGGGGCCGCGCCGAGAGGGAGCGCGCCGAGGTGGAGCGGCTGGTGTTGATGGGGCAGATGGCCGCGGGGGTTGCGCACGAGGTGAACAACCCCCTGGCCTTTGTGAAAGCCAACCTGAACTTTCTCGAGAGCAAGGCGGCCGGCGAAGGCCTTTCCCTCGACCGGGCGGAGCTCCGGACCGTGCTGCGAGAGACCCTGGAAGGGGTGTCACGCATTCAGCAGATCGTCACGGACCTGAAGGATTTCTCGCGAGCGGGAAACCTGGACGACAAGGAGGGGGGCGCGTTGGAGGACGCCCTGCGCGAGGCGGGCCGTCTGGCCTCGGTGCGTTTGGGCGCGGGCTGTCAGGTGGCGCTGGAACTCGAGCCGGGTTTGCCCGCGGTGCGGCTGGGGCAGCGGCACGTCGTGCAGGTGATGCTGAACCTGTTGCTCAACGCCGTGGACGCGGTGGAGCAGGCGGAGCCTCCTCGGTCTCCCGAGATCCTGGTGCGCGCGCGGCGGGTGGAGCAGGGGGTGGCGTTGCTCGTGGAGGACAACGGGCCGGGCATCCCCCCGGAGGTATTGCCCCGGATCTTCGAGCCCTTTTTCACCACGAAGCCTCCGGGCAAGGGCACGGGGCTGGGGCTTGCCCTGTGCCGGGAGTACATCGTGCGGGCTGGAGGCACGCTGGGCGCGGAGAACCGGCCGGGAGGCGGCGCCCGGTTCACGCTGCGGTTGCCCCTGGCCGTGGAGCCCGTGGCCGCGACGGGGTGA
- a CDS encoding sensor histidine kinase, translated as MDPSVSAEFLRQRDSIIEDWFRRVSERPVARSLPRKSILNNIPGLVDQIIEALSKAGGRRSSLSIPRQIAEEHGASRLDLGYGLMELGEEYNSLRDAFLSVLDSAGIALNNATASALHGAIDQAHRAGVEHYIQLREARLRERQSDFLARLVHDFRSPLSTVLTSVELIRREDSLSKGLSRNLDRIERATRRLLLLVEGQLATEAALAGNLQFQVVEVNLSEVAEDVHAILQTRAEEKGILLREDIPAGLQLRTDRLLLGQVLQNLVDNAIKYTPTGTVGVQAREAGGDVCITVEDTGRGIAPDLLPVIFDMYKRSEHVSPGRGVGLAVVKTIVSFLGGTIKAESELGKGSRFIVSLPRAYAARS; from the coding sequence ATGGATCCCTCCGTTTCAGCAGAGTTTCTTCGCCAACGAGACTCGATCATCGAAGATTGGTTCAGGCGGGTGAGTGAGCGCCCGGTTGCGCGTTCTCTTCCTCGCAAATCGATCCTGAACAACATTCCTGGTCTGGTGGACCAGATCATTGAGGCGTTGTCCAAGGCAGGTGGCCGACGGAGCTCTCTGAGCATCCCGAGACAAATCGCTGAAGAGCATGGCGCAAGCCGCCTCGACCTGGGGTATGGCCTGATGGAGCTGGGAGAAGAGTACAACTCCCTCCGCGACGCCTTCCTGAGCGTCCTGGACTCGGCCGGGATTGCGCTGAACAACGCGACCGCGAGTGCTCTGCATGGGGCGATCGATCAAGCCCACCGGGCAGGGGTGGAGCATTACATCCAGCTTCGGGAAGCGCGGCTCAGGGAGCGGCAGTCGGACTTTCTTGCCCGGCTCGTCCACGACTTCCGTTCCCCCCTGAGCACGGTCTTGACCAGCGTCGAACTCATCCGGAGGGAAGATTCCCTCAGCAAGGGGCTCTCCAGGAACCTGGATCGCATCGAGCGCGCCACACGGCGATTGTTGCTGCTCGTCGAGGGGCAACTGGCCACCGAAGCGGCGCTGGCTGGAAATCTCCAGTTCCAGGTGGTGGAGGTGAACCTCTCCGAGGTGGCTGAGGATGTGCACGCCATCCTGCAGACTCGCGCGGAAGAGAAGGGAATTCTGCTGAGGGAAGACATTCCCGCCGGGCTTCAGCTCAGGACAGACCGTCTCCTGCTCGGCCAGGTGCTGCAAAACCTCGTCGACAATGCAATCAAGTATACCCCGACGGGGACCGTGGGGGTCCAAGCTCGCGAGGCGGGCGGCGATGTGTGCATCACGGTCGAGGACACCGGACGAGGCATCGCACCCGATCTGCTCCCCGTCATCTTCGACATGTACAAGCGCAGCGAGCACGTCTCCCCGGGCCGAGGCGTGGGCCTGGCCGTTGTGAAGACCATCGTGTCTTTTCTGGGGGGGACGATCAAAGCCGAGAGCGAGCTGGGCAAGGGGAGCCGCTTCATCGTCTCCCTGCCGAGAGCGTATGCCGCGCGCTCATGA
- a CDS encoding NAD-dependent epimerase/dehydratase family protein, whose amino-acid sequence MTVLVTGSSGQLGAEVCRQQSMANVQGTLHLLEAAAAHGCQRFVYTSTASILFSAPRAFSPSQTNCWPSTGSTGGST is encoded by the coding sequence ATGACGGTTCTCGTCACCGGGAGTTCGGGGCAGCTCGGCGCAGAAGTGTGCCGGCAGCAGTCCATGGCGAATGTGCAGGGCACGCTCCACCTGCTCGAGGCCGCGGCCGCACATGGCTGTCAGCGCTTCGTCTACACCAGCACGGCCTCCATTTTGTTCTCCGCACCGCGCGCTTTTTCCCCCAGCCAGACGAACTGCTGGCCATCCACCGGCTCCACCGGGGGCTCGACGTGA
- a CDS encoding DUF2652 domain-containing protein, translating to MAVEKALLLIADIGGYTRFMKQHRFGLAHAQDTVAQLLEVVIDAAGGLKLAKLEGDAAFFYALGEDFTAFARQAANIRRAFIAKKEQLIIDRMCKCGGCMQVGALTLKFVIHSGEIAFQKVKRYTELAGVDVILVHRMLKNEVPLAEYVLMTDPVLQQLDPGLRPFAHALDHEFEGIGRTSTHYINLNELAAVLPVARAPNLARKLWGKLTLELRSLPYVIGLKEPCQDFRNVELIVEES from the coding sequence ATGGCGGTCGAGAAGGCACTGCTGCTCATCGCGGACATTGGCGGGTACACCCGCTTCATGAAACAGCATCGCTTTGGCCTCGCGCACGCGCAGGACACGGTGGCGCAACTCCTCGAGGTGGTGATTGACGCCGCGGGTGGCCTCAAGCTCGCGAAGCTGGAGGGCGACGCAGCCTTCTTCTATGCCCTGGGAGAGGACTTCACGGCGTTCGCCCGGCAGGCCGCCAACATCCGCCGCGCCTTCATCGCCAAGAAGGAGCAGCTCATCATCGACCGCATGTGCAAGTGCGGTGGGTGCATGCAAGTCGGAGCGCTGACGCTCAAATTCGTCATCCACTCCGGCGAGATCGCTTTCCAGAAGGTGAAGCGCTACACCGAGCTGGCCGGGGTGGACGTCATCCTCGTCCACCGGATGCTGAAGAACGAGGTGCCCCTGGCCGAGTACGTCTTGATGACCGATCCGGTGCTCCAACAGTTGGACCCCGGGCTGCGCCCGTTCGCCCATGCCCTGGACCACGAGTTCGAGGGCATCGGCCGCACGTCGACGCACTACATCAATCTGAACGAGCTGGCGGCGGTGCTGCCGGTGGCGCGGGCGCCCAACCTGGCACGCAAGCTGTGGGGCAAGTTGACGCTGGAGCTGCGCTCGCTGCCGTACGTTATCGGCCTCAAGGAGCCCTGCCAGGACTTCCGCAACGTCGAGCTCATTGTCGAGGAATCATGA
- a CDS encoding lactonase family protein — MIKSKLTRRGFLKLSGLGMAAVTLPERLGFDVTPFATPSEYYLYVGSYTSAGGEGITLCRLSMQTGSLQKVAVTRNVSEPSFLAMDRQGRYLYAVNELGAYQGMASGAVSAFAVHPTTRALTLINQQASRGGAPCFVSVDANDKFVMVANYGGGNIAVFPIQSNGGLGAATDTRQFQGSGPHPNQKGPHAHQLMTNAANQYALAADLGTDRVMIYRFDAALGKLNATTPASFSTQPGAGPRHFAFHPGGKFVFVINELNSTLLSLAFDGTQGTLTQVQSLSTLPAGYTGTSYCAEVRVSPDGKFVYGSNRGHNSIAVFAVDSLGKLTLVQHVSTQGQWPRDFILDPTGTYLLVANQQSHTIVPFKRDPVSGKLTALGTSLAITAPTSLLVAPTPGAVAVGTALTGPPPAQIPASAANALGSCLGS, encoded by the coding sequence ATGATTAAGTCAAAACTGACTCGACGTGGATTTCTGAAGCTGTCCGGACTGGGAATGGCGGCCGTGACGCTGCCGGAGCGTCTGGGATTCGATGTCACCCCCTTCGCGACGCCCTCGGAGTACTACCTCTACGTGGGCAGCTACACCTCGGCGGGAGGGGAAGGCATCACCCTGTGCCGTCTGTCCATGCAGACGGGCAGCCTGCAGAAGGTGGCGGTGACGCGCAACGTGTCCGAGCCCTCGTTCCTGGCCATGGATCGCCAGGGCCGCTACCTTTACGCCGTCAATGAACTCGGCGCGTACCAGGGCATGGCCAGCGGGGCGGTGAGCGCCTTCGCCGTCCATCCCACGACCCGGGCCCTGACGCTCATCAACCAGCAGGCCTCACGGGGAGGCGCGCCCTGCTTCGTGAGCGTGGATGCGAACGACAAGTTCGTGATGGTTGCCAACTACGGCGGCGGCAACATCGCCGTCTTCCCCATCCAGAGCAATGGGGGCTTGGGCGCGGCCACGGACACCCGCCAGTTCCAGGGCTCGGGTCCCCATCCCAACCAGAAAGGTCCGCATGCCCACCAGCTCATGACGAATGCGGCCAATCAGTATGCGCTCGCCGCGGACCTGGGCACGGACCGGGTGATGATCTACCGCTTCGACGCCGCGCTCGGAAAGCTGAACGCCACCACGCCGGCGTCCTTCTCCACGCAGCCTGGGGCGGGCCCGCGCCATTTCGCCTTCCACCCGGGTGGGAAGTTCGTCTTCGTCATCAACGAGCTCAACTCGACCCTGCTGTCGCTCGCCTTTGACGGCACGCAGGGCACGCTGACGCAGGTGCAGAGCCTCTCCACGCTGCCCGCCGGCTACACGGGCACCAGCTACTGCGCCGAGGTGCGGGTGAGTCCGGACGGCAAGTTCGTCTACGGCTCCAACCGCGGTCACAACAGCATCGCCGTCTTCGCCGTGGATTCACTCGGCAAGCTGACGCTCGTGCAGCACGTGTCCACCCAGGGCCAGTGGCCTCGGGACTTCATCCTGGATCCGACGGGCACTTACCTGCTGGTGGCCAACCAGCAGAGCCACACGATCGTGCCCTTCAAGCGAGATCCGGTGAGCGGAAAGCTGACGGCGCTCGGGACGAGCCTGGCCATCACCGCTCCGACCTCCCTGCTGGTGGCCCCCACGCCTGGTGCGGTCGCGGTAGGGACGGCCCTTACCGGGCCGCCCCCCGCACAGATCCCAGCGAGCGCTGCTAACGCACTGGGCTCTTGCCTTGGGTCCTGA
- a CDS encoding fatty acid desaturase, protein MVYLFFVTHWGLSVLMQSLFLHRYAAHRMYTTGPRTERALHLLTLLTQGSSYLEPRAYAVLHREHHAFADTEKDPHSPAHHRNPFRMMLETARRYAGYLTGRRQPEARFLGGYPEWPLVDHTFNQWPARIGFGALYTLFYWRFATRRWQYLALPIHYVMGPLHGAIVNWCGHRYGYRNFRTRDLSRNTLPVDVVCMGELFQNNHHARPANPDFAARRFELDPTWQVMKLLDRWKLIHLVHGTEGLHPPWSKASSLL, encoded by the coding sequence ATGGTTTACCTCTTCTTTGTGACCCACTGGGGACTCTCGGTCCTGATGCAGAGCTTGTTCCTGCACCGCTACGCGGCCCACCGGATGTACACCACGGGGCCCCGCACCGAGCGAGCCCTGCACCTGCTGACCCTCCTGACACAAGGCTCCAGCTATCTCGAACCCCGCGCTTACGCGGTGCTCCACCGCGAGCATCACGCCTTCGCCGACACAGAGAAGGACCCCCATTCGCCCGCCCATCACCGGAATCCCTTCCGGATGATGCTCGAAACGGCGCGCCGCTACGCCGGCTACCTGACAGGACGCAGGCAGCCCGAAGCCCGCTTCCTCGGGGGGTATCCCGAGTGGCCCCTCGTTGACCACACGTTCAACCAGTGGCCCGCCCGCATCGGCTTCGGAGCGCTCTACACCCTGTTCTACTGGCGCTTCGCCACCCGGCGCTGGCAGTACCTGGCCCTGCCCATCCACTACGTGATGGGCCCGCTGCACGGCGCCATCGTCAACTGGTGCGGCCATCGCTACGGCTACCGCAATTTCCGCACCCGGGACCTGTCACGCAACACGCTGCCCGTGGACGTGGTGTGCATGGGAGAGCTGTTCCAAAACAACCACCATGCCCGTCCGGCCAACCCGGACTTCGCCGCCCGGCGCTTCGAGCTGGATCCAACCTGGCAAGTGATGAAGCTGCTGGACCGCTGGAAGCTCATCCACCTCGTCCACGGCACGGAGGGGCTGCATCCTCCTTGGAGCAAGGCCTCGTCGCTTTTGTAG
- the ltrA gene encoding group II intron reverse transcriptase/maturase has product MHHVTVERLSAAFHALSRSAAPGVDGVTWEQYAGNLEANVRDLHTRLHRGAYRARPSRRAYIPKADGRQRPLGIAALEDKLVQRAVVEVLNAVYETDFLGFSYGFRPGRSQHQALDALSAGIYLKKVNWVLDADIRGFFDAIDHGWMQKFLEHRIEDTRLLRLVQKWLAAGVMEDGKWTQSKEGTPQGATVSPLLANLYLHYVFDLWSQRWRKRVARGEVIIVRYADDFVVGFQHRSDAERFWRELRERLRSFALELHPEKTRLIEFGLYVAERRRERDQGRPETFNFLGFTHICARTRTGRFLLKRRTMRQRMRDKLREVKTELQRRRHQPLPAQGQWLGSLVRGYFAYHAVPSNVHTLQAFRTQVTRHWLYALRRRSQPDRMTWERMRELSGRWLPMPRILHPWPIERFRVRTQGKSPVR; this is encoded by the coding sequence ATGCACCACGTCACCGTCGAGCGGCTGTCTGCCGCTTTCCATGCCCTGAGCCGAAGTGCGGCCCCGGGTGTCGATGGTGTGACGTGGGAGCAGTACGCGGGCAATCTCGAAGCCAACGTTCGGGATTTGCACACGCGGCTGCACAGAGGAGCGTACCGGGCAAGACCCTCACGCAGGGCGTACATCCCGAAGGCGGACGGGCGGCAGCGACCGCTCGGCATTGCTGCTCTGGAGGACAAACTCGTCCAGAGGGCCGTCGTCGAGGTGCTCAACGCTGTCTACGAGACGGACTTTCTTGGCTTCTCGTATGGGTTCCGACCGGGACGCAGTCAGCATCAGGCGCTGGATGCACTCTCGGCCGGCATCTACCTGAAGAAGGTGAACTGGGTGCTCGACGCAGACATCCGGGGATTCTTCGATGCCATCGACCACGGATGGATGCAGAAGTTTCTCGAGCACCGAATCGAGGACACGAGGCTCTTGCGGCTGGTGCAGAAGTGGCTGGCGGCAGGAGTCATGGAGGACGGGAAGTGGACGCAGAGCAAGGAAGGGACACCACAGGGCGCGACCGTGTCGCCCCTGCTGGCGAACCTCTACCTGCACTACGTCTTCGACCTGTGGAGCCAACGATGGAGGAAGCGTGTCGCACGCGGAGAAGTCATCATCGTGCGGTACGCCGACGACTTCGTCGTGGGATTCCAGCATCGCTCGGACGCTGAACGTTTCTGGCGCGAGCTGCGCGAAAGGCTGCGTAGCTTCGCGCTGGAGTTGCACCCTGAGAAGACGCGACTCATCGAGTTCGGGCTCTATGTGGCCGAGCGTCGTCGGGAACGCGACCAGGGACGGCCGGAGACCTTCAACTTCCTGGGCTTCACGCACATCTGCGCGAGGACCCGGACGGGGAGATTTCTGCTGAAGCGCCGAACGATGCGTCAACGGATGCGGGACAAGCTGCGCGAGGTGAAGACCGAGCTGCAGCGACGCCGACATCAACCTCTTCCAGCCCAAGGACAGTGGCTCGGCAGCTTGGTGAGGGGCTACTTCGCCTACCATGCAGTGCCGAGCAACGTGCATACCCTCCAGGCGTTCCGGACGCAGGTGACGCGGCACTGGCTGTATGCCCTGCGCCGCCGCAGCCAGCCAGACCGGATGACCTGGGAGAGAATGCGCGAGCTGTCCGGACGCTGGCTCCCAATGCCCCGGATTCTGCATCCCTGGCCCATCGAGCGCTTCCGCGTCAGGACCCAAGGCAAGAGCCCAGTGCGTTAG
- a CDS encoding M14 family zinc carboxypeptidase, with translation MTELLTRAEASNYTETSRHADVVAFADELCRRTKLARRVDFGKSGEGQPMVALVLSDRGCFTPELARKQKKTVVMVEANIHAGEVEGKEAVLALARDLTLSPLGKKLLDKLCLVLIPDFNPDGNDRISTSNRKLNLKDLEGQLNPAGGVGTRYTGEGWNLNRDSTKQEAPETRCMAALYQAWWPHLFIDCHTTDGSIHAFDLTFDTSHSNEPLFAELRHFNRELLERVAKAVKRRHGFDSFWYGNYRSEGEPRSGWHTYPALPRFGSHYRGLLGRLDVLLETYSYIGFPRRCEVMRAWLLELFRDAAKNAAAYRAHTEAEEKRILARGAAADVETLVGINYGVATRTSTGELSFEYPAYAKPGDVAHLLAFDEASITGRRYPGKRRREYRVPHYRTFVPTQAVSTPLAYLAPEALAPRLEGHGIRFERLDAPRRLTVDSYRVARREETFSPDVAANVPPLGEAEVPLSQKPKPVRFETVLTVSPERSTREFPVGTLYVPTAQRAGTLAVYLLEPHSDDGFCRWQFLDTLIRVGELHPVHRVVSTGDVPKKAE, from the coding sequence ATGACCGAGCTGCTCACCCGGGCCGAAGCCTCGAACTACACGGAAACCTCCCGTCACGCCGACGTGGTCGCCTTTGCCGACGAGCTGTGCCGCCGCACGAAGCTCGCCCGGCGGGTGGACTTCGGAAAGAGCGGCGAAGGGCAGCCCATGGTGGCGCTCGTGCTGAGCGATCGCGGCTGCTTCACGCCCGAGCTCGCGCGCAAGCAGAAGAAGACCGTGGTGATGGTGGAGGCCAACATCCACGCCGGCGAGGTGGAGGGCAAAGAGGCCGTGCTGGCACTCGCGCGCGACCTGACGCTCTCCCCGCTCGGCAAGAAGCTGCTCGACAAGCTCTGCCTGGTGCTCATTCCGGACTTCAACCCGGATGGCAACGACCGCATCAGCACCTCCAACCGCAAGCTGAACCTGAAGGACCTCGAGGGGCAGCTGAACCCCGCGGGGGGCGTGGGCACGCGCTACACGGGCGAGGGGTGGAACCTCAACCGCGACAGCACGAAACAGGAGGCCCCCGAGACGCGCTGCATGGCCGCCCTGTACCAGGCCTGGTGGCCCCACCTCTTCATCGACTGCCACACCACCGATGGGAGCATCCACGCCTTCGACCTCACGTTCGACACCTCGCACTCCAATGAGCCGCTCTTCGCGGAGCTGCGGCACTTCAACCGGGAGCTGCTCGAGCGCGTGGCCAAGGCGGTGAAGAGGCGCCACGGCTTCGACAGCTTCTGGTACGGCAACTACCGGAGCGAGGGGGAGCCCCGCTCGGGCTGGCACACCTATCCCGCCCTGCCCCGCTTCGGCAGCCACTACCGGGGCCTGCTCGGCCGGCTCGATGTGCTGCTCGAGACCTACAGCTACATCGGCTTTCCGCGTCGCTGCGAGGTGATGCGGGCATGGCTGCTCGAGCTGTTCCGGGACGCGGCGAAGAACGCCGCCGCCTACCGTGCCCACACCGAGGCCGAGGAAAAGCGCATCCTCGCGCGCGGCGCGGCCGCCGATGTGGAGACGCTCGTGGGAATCAACTATGGGGTAGCCACGCGCACCAGCACGGGCGAGCTCTCCTTCGAATACCCTGCCTACGCGAAGCCTGGAGACGTGGCGCACCTGCTGGCCTTCGACGAGGCCAGCATCACCGGACGGCGTTACCCGGGAAAGCGCCGGCGCGAATACCGCGTGCCGCATTACCGGACGTTCGTGCCCACCCAAGCAGTGAGCACACCGCTGGCGTACCTCGCGCCGGAAGCGCTCGCCCCGCGCTTGGAGGGCCACGGCATCCGCTTCGAGCGGCTGGACGCCCCCCGGCGTCTCACGGTCGACAGCTACCGGGTGGCCCGCCGCGAGGAGACCTTCAGCCCTGATGTGGCCGCGAACGTCCCACCCCTGGGTGAGGCGGAAGTCCCACTCAGCCAGAAGCCCAAGCCTGTCCGCTTCGAGACCGTGCTCACGGTGTCCCCGGAGCGCTCCACGCGCGAGTTCCCCGTGGGAACGCTGTACGTTCCCACGGCGCAGCGCGCAGGAACGCTGGCCGTGTACCTGCTCGAACCCCACTCCGACGATGGCTTCTGCCGCTGGCAGTTCCTCGACACCCTCATCCGGGTGGGGGAGCTCCACCCGGTCCACCGCGTGGTGAGCACGGGGGACGTGCCAAAGAAGGCGGAGTGA